The following proteins are encoded in a genomic region of Duffyella gerundensis:
- a CDS encoding TIGR03751 family conjugal transfer lipoprotein — protein sequence MQISVTLGVFVLVAAATLTGCSTSKDEMLPAGDSNMLELWKGTDGESGPSRGVEGRAALRRALTDNEQQATAGDDRSYSRTQESEISQQFPRLPNPDMVMYVFPHLAQGNTPVPGYSTVFPFYDQTQYAMPGERTEAL from the coding sequence ATGCAGATTTCAGTAACACTCGGCGTTTTTGTGCTGGTCGCGGCCGCCACCCTGACGGGCTGCTCCACGTCAAAGGATGAGATGCTGCCGGCGGGCGACAGCAACATGCTGGAGCTCTGGAAGGGCACGGACGGCGAAAGCGGCCCGTCGCGCGGCGTGGAGGGGCGCGCCGCCCTGCGCCGCGCCCTGACCGATAACGAACAACAGGCGACGGCCGGCGACGATCGCAGCTACAGCCGCACCCAGGAGTCGGAGATCAGCCAGCAGTTTCCGCGCCTGCCGAATCCCGACATGGTGATGTACGTTTTCCCGCACCTGGCGCAGGGCAACACGCCCGTGCCGGGCTACAGCACCGTTTTCCCCTTCTATGACCAGACGCAGTACGCGATGCCTGGCGAACGCACGGAGGCGCTGTGA
- a CDS encoding conjugative transfer ATPase, translated as MFGLFKKNRPAGQAAPEQDGPEPLARPGKMTRGDERQVYSHNPSIVDYLPWAEFLDEDQCLLLDDGVSVGAVYDITPVATEGRPDARLEQIRDVVEDALQDSFDDIEANPWIVQFFCQDENDVDAYLDRLRGYVKPHAQHTDFTEAWLKETESHLRGISRPQGLFVDKLITGQPWRGQQRRTRMIVYRWVEKNSRDVMPPVGMLNQACERLCGALSSVNIGCTRQNGLQVHAWLLRLFNPAPEGMDREQFYRAAAYEDSRNTPDGMIPVENDFSETLLFTPPRSDVENGVWWLDNLAHSALTVERLRKPPEPGTLTGEKSRGEKKVNALMDMFPEGTMLCMTIIAEPQDTLEEKFNRLAKNAIGENTESGRVRQDVAAVKELLGNRHKLYRAGITFFLQARDIKEMNRKRIELSTVLLNEGLQPVRAEHEVGPLNAWLRALPMCFNPQHDKKNWYTRLTWVQHLAGLLPVTGRETGTGNPGFSFFNRGGDVLNFDPLNKHDRSQNAHMLLFGPTGAGKSATLCSMLCQLMAVQRPRLFIAEAGNSFGLTADYFESLGLTVNKVSVKPGSGVTLPPFADAHKLFESDAPPLAVDESDLPEIDEDDEGEDNEKRDILGEMEISARMMITGGDPKEDAALRRADRAMIREALLMAARQTLDENRQMLPSDLQNALNLISTDEAVDGGQVRNESRRAKAAEMAESLGMFTQPGSFEAELFNREGSLWPEVDVTLIDLGHLAREGYEAQMALTMVSLTNTINNIAERDQYLERDIVFTADESHILTVNPLLAPYMTKVVKMWRKLGAWLWLSTQNLEDYPAAAAKMLNMAEWWICLTMPKKEVEDIARFRTLSDEEKAVLLSASKLSGCYTEGVVLSKKMQALFRAVPPSLFLALGMTEKEEKAERKALMRKHNCSELDAAILVARKLDRLRGLMTAELAGMPEYNDKREKLTA; from the coding sequence ATGTTCGGACTCTTTAAGAAAAACCGGCCGGCCGGACAGGCCGCGCCGGAGCAGGACGGCCCGGAGCCGCTGGCGCGCCCGGGAAAAATGACGCGGGGCGACGAAAGGCAGGTGTACTCGCACAATCCGTCGATCGTGGACTACCTGCCGTGGGCGGAGTTTCTGGACGAGGATCAGTGCCTTCTGCTGGACGACGGCGTCTCGGTCGGGGCCGTGTACGATATCACCCCGGTTGCCACCGAGGGGCGTCCCGACGCGCGCCTGGAGCAGATCCGGGACGTGGTTGAGGACGCGCTGCAGGACAGCTTTGACGACATCGAGGCCAACCCCTGGATCGTGCAGTTTTTCTGCCAGGACGAAAACGACGTGGACGCCTACCTGGACAGGCTGCGCGGGTACGTTAAGCCGCATGCGCAGCACACGGATTTTACCGAGGCGTGGCTGAAGGAAACCGAAAGCCACCTGCGCGGCATCTCCCGCCCGCAGGGGCTGTTTGTGGACAAGCTTATCACCGGCCAGCCGTGGCGCGGCCAGCAGCGCCGTACCCGCATGATCGTGTACCGCTGGGTGGAGAAAAACAGCCGCGACGTAATGCCGCCGGTCGGCATGCTGAACCAGGCGTGCGAAAGGCTGTGCGGCGCGCTCTCCAGCGTCAACATCGGCTGCACGCGGCAGAACGGCCTGCAGGTGCACGCCTGGCTCCTGCGCCTGTTTAACCCGGCGCCGGAGGGCATGGACCGGGAGCAGTTTTACCGCGCGGCGGCCTACGAGGACAGCCGCAACACGCCCGACGGCATGATCCCCGTGGAAAACGACTTCTCCGAGACGCTGCTGTTCACGCCGCCGCGTTCGGACGTGGAAAACGGCGTGTGGTGGCTCGATAACCTGGCCCACTCGGCCCTGACGGTTGAGCGGCTGCGCAAGCCGCCCGAGCCCGGCACGCTGACCGGCGAGAAAAGCCGGGGCGAGAAAAAGGTCAACGCCCTGATGGACATGTTTCCCGAGGGCACCATGCTGTGCATGACCATCATCGCGGAGCCGCAGGACACGCTGGAGGAGAAGTTTAACCGGCTGGCAAAGAACGCCATCGGGGAAAACACCGAGTCGGGGCGCGTGCGCCAGGACGTGGCCGCCGTGAAGGAGCTGCTGGGCAACCGGCACAAGCTGTACCGCGCCGGCATTACGTTTTTCCTGCAGGCCAGGGACATAAAGGAGATGAACCGCAAGCGCATCGAGCTTTCCACGGTGCTGCTCAACGAGGGGCTGCAGCCCGTTCGCGCCGAGCACGAGGTCGGCCCGCTGAATGCCTGGCTGCGCGCGCTGCCGATGTGCTTTAACCCGCAGCACGACAAAAAGAACTGGTACACCCGCCTGACGTGGGTCCAGCACCTTGCCGGCCTGCTGCCCGTCACCGGGCGTGAAACCGGCACCGGCAACCCGGGCTTCAGCTTTTTTAACCGGGGCGGCGACGTGCTGAACTTCGATCCCCTGAACAAACACGACCGTTCGCAGAACGCGCACATGCTGCTGTTCGGGCCAACCGGGGCGGGCAAGTCGGCCACCCTGTGCTCGATGCTCTGCCAGCTGATGGCCGTTCAGCGCCCGCGCCTGTTCATCGCCGAGGCCGGCAACAGCTTCGGCCTGACGGCGGACTACTTTGAAAGCCTCGGCCTCACGGTGAACAAGGTCAGCGTCAAGCCGGGCAGCGGCGTGACCCTGCCGCCGTTCGCCGACGCGCACAAGCTGTTTGAAAGCGACGCCCCGCCGCTGGCGGTGGACGAAAGCGACCTGCCGGAGATCGATGAGGACGACGAGGGGGAGGACAATGAAAAGCGCGACATCCTGGGCGAAATGGAAATCTCCGCCCGCATGATGATCACCGGCGGCGATCCAAAGGAAGACGCCGCGCTCAGGCGCGCCGACCGGGCCATGATCCGCGAAGCCCTGCTGATGGCCGCCCGTCAGACCCTGGATGAAAACCGCCAGATGCTGCCCAGCGACCTGCAGAACGCCCTGAACCTCATTTCCACTGACGAGGCCGTCGACGGCGGCCAGGTGCGTAACGAGTCGCGTCGGGCCAAGGCGGCGGAGATGGCGGAGTCGCTGGGCATGTTCACCCAGCCCGGCAGCTTTGAGGCCGAGCTGTTTAACAGGGAGGGATCGCTGTGGCCGGAGGTGGACGTCACGCTCATCGACCTCGGCCACCTGGCCCGCGAGGGGTATGAGGCCCAGATGGCGCTGACCATGGTGTCCCTGACCAACACCATCAACAACATCGCGGAGCGTGACCAGTACCTTGAGCGCGACATCGTGTTTACGGCAGATGAGTCGCATATATTGACCGTCAACCCGCTCCTGGCGCCGTACATGACCAAGGTGGTCAAGATGTGGCGTAAGCTCGGGGCCTGGCTCTGGCTCTCCACCCAGAACCTTGAGGATTACCCGGCAGCAGCGGCTAAAATGCTGAACATGGCCGAATGGTGGATCTGCCTGACCATGCCGAAAAAAGAGGTGGAGGACATCGCCCGCTTCCGCACCCTTTCCGACGAGGAAAAGGCCGTGCTGCTTTCCGCCAGCAAGCTTTCCGGGTGCTACACCGAGGGCGTGGTGCTGTCGAAAAAAATGCAGGCGCTGTTCCGGGCCGTGCCGCCCAGCCTGTTTCTGGCGCTGGGCATGACGGAGAAAGAAGAGAAGGCCGAGCGCAAGGCGTTGATGCGTAAACATAACTGTTCGGAGCTGGATGCTGCTATTCTCGTAGCAAGAAAACTGGATCGTCTGCGTGGACTGATGACGGCTGAGTTGGCAGGGATGCCGGAATACAACGATAAAAGAGAGAAGCTGACCGCATGA